A section of the Chryseobacterium scophthalmum genome encodes:
- a CDS encoding JAB domain-containing protein has product MKFNIVNEIKISYSRKGNSEKLVGSSRDAVEVFRQHFDRDEMDYRESFFALYLNQAHKVLGIRKISESGISSTVVDVRIIMQAALLCNASAVILAHNHPSGNLKPSAEDLKITQSIKSASEFLNIKLLDHCILTSTDHLSFADEGHL; this is encoded by the coding sequence ATGAAATTCAATATTGTCAACGAGATAAAAATAAGCTATTCCAGAAAAGGAAATTCTGAGAAATTGGTCGGTAGTTCACGGGATGCTGTCGAGGTATTCCGCCAGCACTTTGACCGTGATGAAATGGACTACAGAGAATCTTTTTTTGCCCTGTATCTCAATCAGGCCCATAAGGTTTTAGGGATCAGGAAAATTTCTGAATCGGGGATTTCTTCTACGGTGGTCGATGTCCGTATCATCATGCAGGCGGCACTACTTTGCAACGCTTCAGCCGTTATCTTGGCGCACAATCATCCTTCCGGAAATTTGAAACCTTCTGCCGAGGATCTGAAAATTACGCAGAGCATTAAAAGTGCATCCGAATTTTTAAACATTAAATTACTGGATCATTGCATTCTGACATCAACCGATCATTTATCATTTGCCGACGAAGGTCATTTATAA
- a CDS encoding aldo/keto reductase yields the protein MKYNLFGTKTGLYASEIILGAASFGTRSGYGTEPENAKEILTAYADAGGNFIDTSDAYQLGQSEEIIGEFIKDQRSNFIICTKYTRSSEANASISNFGNHRKAMRQGIESSLKRLKTDYIDIYMPHYDDGITPIDEITRGLEDLVSSGKVLYTGLTNFPAWKASAIASSIKLSAIQIEYNLLQRTADREFIAMTKHFGLGTMMYSPLAGGQLTGKYRKGETGRINRNSNEDYQENETVEKIINELFVIAAELEVTPGQVALAWVLSKGGFPLIGARSIDHFNDALKSTTIKLSDDHIQKLNRLSAISLGYPHDLLKNVRGF from the coding sequence ATGAAGTATAATTTATTTGGAACAAAAACGGGATTGTATGCAAGCGAAATTATCTTGGGTGCAGCAAGTTTTGGAACAAGAAGCGGGTATGGAACCGAGCCAGAAAATGCTAAAGAAATATTAACTGCATATGCAGATGCTGGAGGTAATTTTATAGACACATCCGATGCTTATCAATTGGGTCAATCAGAAGAGATCATAGGAGAATTTATAAAGGATCAACGCAGCAACTTTATTATTTGTACAAAATATACGCGAAGCAGTGAGGCCAATGCTTCTATCAGTAACTTTGGCAATCATCGCAAGGCAATGAGACAGGGGATAGAATCCAGTCTCAAAAGATTGAAAACCGATTATATTGATATTTATATGCCACATTACGATGATGGCATCACACCCATTGATGAAATCACAAGAGGTCTGGAAGATCTTGTAAGCAGTGGGAAAGTTTTATATACAGGACTGACAAATTTTCCAGCCTGGAAAGCTTCTGCGATTGCATCTTCTATAAAATTATCCGCCATACAAATTGAATATAATTTGCTACAACGCACTGCAGATAGAGAGTTTATTGCGATGACAAAACATTTTGGTCTCGGCACAATGATGTACTCTCCCTTAGCAGGAGGACAGCTTACAGGTAAATACAGAAAAGGAGAGACAGGCAGAATAAATCGCAATTCGAATGAAGATTATCAGGAAAATGAAACTGTAGAAAAAATTATTAACGAACTTTTTGTAATTGCAGCAGAACTGGAAGTTACACCAGGACAAGTGGCTTTAGCATGGGTACTATCAAAGGGTGGTTTCCCTTTGATCGGAGCTCGTAGTATTGATCATTTTAATGATGCTTTAAAGTCAACCACTATAAAATTGTCTGATGATCATATACAAAAATTGAATAGGCTAAGTGCAATTTCTTTAGGCTATCCTCACGACCTTCTTAAGAATGTTAGAGGATTTTAA